In Thermodesulfobacteriota bacterium, the following are encoded in one genomic region:
- a CDS encoding BadF/BadG/BcrA/BcrD ATPase family protein — protein sequence MTKSGLVCIGIDVGSVSAKTVVLDGDGNILEDKYTRTKGEPLETALSLLTDIVDRYGADSIKLVAATGSGGKIIAPFIGAAFVNEVIAQAKAIEVLHPEVKTVIEMGGQDAKLILLAKEGDRIRIEDFQMNSVCAAGTGSFLDQQAYRLELTIEEFGELALKSEDPPRVAGRCSVFAKSDMIHLQQSATPDYDIVAGLCYAVA from the coding sequence GTGACGAAGTCAGGTCTTGTTTGTATCGGTATTGACGTCGGCTCGGTAAGCGCCAAGACCGTTGTCCTCGACGGGGACGGGAACATACTGGAGGACAAATACACCAGGACGAAGGGTGAGCCGCTTGAGACGGCCCTAAGCCTCCTTACCGACATAGTCGACCGCTACGGTGCGGACTCCATAAAGCTCGTCGCGGCCACGGGCTCCGGGGGGAAGATAATAGCCCCCTTTATAGGCGCGGCCTTCGTAAACGAGGTCATAGCCCAGGCCAAGGCCATCGAGGTCCTCCACCCGGAGGTGAAGACCGTTATAGAGATGGGCGGGCAGGACGCCAAGCTCATTCTGCTGGCCAAAGAGGGAGATAGGATAAGGATAGAGGACTTCCAGATGAACTCGGTCTGCGCGGCCGGGACCGGCTCCTTCCTCGACCAGCAGGCCTACCGCCTCGAACTCACCATAGAGGAGTTCGGCGAGCTCGCGCTTAAGAGCGAGGACCCGCCGCGTGTTGCCGGCAGGTGCAGCGTTTTCGCAAAGAGCGACATGATACACCTCCAGCAGAGCGCCACCCCGGACTACGACATAGTGGCCGGGCTATGCTACGCCGTGGC
- a CDS encoding cytochrome c — protein sequence MRTILWIAVFAITLAFAGTAMAADGGKVFTQKCSACHGAKGEGTAMAPAFKGNAFLEGDEAAIKEVIVKGRAKAAKKYPKFPIDMLPQKLSDDEVTAVIAHIKSL from the coding sequence ATGCGTACAATTTTATGGATAGCGGTATTTGCCATCACCCTGGCTTTCGCCGGTACTGCGATGGCTGCGGACGGCGGTAAGGTCTTTACCCAGAAGTGCTCCGCGTGCCACGGCGCGAAGGGAGAGGGTACGGCGATGGCGCCCGCGTTCAAGGGCAACGCGTTCTTAGAGGGGGACGAGGCCGCGATAAAAGAGGTTATCGTGAAGGGCCGCGCCAAGGCCGCGAAGAAGTATCCCAAGTTCCCCATCGACATGCTGCCGCAGAAGCTCTCGGATGACGAGGTCACTGCCGTTATAGCTCACATAAAGAGCCTGTAA